One stretch of Methanococcus voltae PS DNA includes these proteins:
- a CDS encoding radical SAM/SPASM domain-containing protein, whose product MEYKPITAVWEITMACNMRCKHCGSSCKEPLPDELTTEEAVKLSQEIGDLGLKWITLSGGEPLVRKDWHVIAQELTDNGVIPNMITNGWLFDEDILKKAEKTEIGTMAISLDGLKETHDYMRMNGSYDRIMNAFELMRDSNVTAGAITTIHNKNINELEELKHVLIDKGVKLWQMQIGLPMGNFVNHPEMIMKPEDVNKIIDFAHDSLKDDIVIFPADCIGYYNLKELEVRRKAYPAEYDVTWKGCTAGKRSFGILHNGEILGCTSIRDREYIEGNARETPLREIWENEDNFSWSRTMEKSKLGGLCNECIYGQMCLGGCPNTRLTMNGTIYSENNYCSYVVAMNKALKWLDNINDFDTLKSIAGNFTRAGDYQIASMALDKALSISPEDTELLSYQGFVSFMLGNYEKSKMVNEKALSIAPDDAYLNKGMGLSLSKLGKLDEGMSYLTKAMDLADETYLDPYYDTAVTLIEYGKYEDALNVIKKATAKYPQFEPTGRSLKNMIRDYKSMT is encoded by the coding sequence TTGGAATATAAACCAATAACGGCAGTTTGGGAAATTACTATGGCTTGCAATATGCGATGTAAACATTGCGGTTCAAGTTGTAAAGAGCCATTACCTGATGAATTAACAACTGAGGAAGCAGTGAAGTTATCTCAGGAAATTGGGGATTTGGGGTTGAAATGGATAACGTTATCCGGGGGAGAACCTTTAGTACGAAAAGATTGGCATGTAATAGCCCAAGAATTAACGGATAATGGTGTTATCCCAAATATGATTACTAACGGATGGCTTTTTGACGAAGATATATTAAAAAAAGCTGAAAAGACAGAAATAGGTACTATGGCAATAAGTCTCGACGGTTTAAAAGAAACTCACGATTATATGCGTATGAATGGTTCGTACGATAGAATTATGAATGCTTTTGAACTTATGAGGGATTCTAATGTTACAGCAGGCGCAATAACAACAATTCACAACAAAAATATAAATGAACTCGAAGAACTTAAACACGTATTGATTGACAAAGGTGTAAAACTTTGGCAAATGCAAATAGGTTTGCCGATGGGTAACTTTGTAAACCATCCTGAAATGATTATGAAGCCTGAAGACGTTAATAAGATAATTGATTTTGCACACGATTCTTTAAAAGACGATATTGTCATATTCCCGGCTGATTGTATAGGTTACTATAATCTTAAAGAGCTAGAAGTTCGTAGAAAGGCTTATCCTGCGGAATACGATGTTACATGGAAAGGATGTACTGCTGGTAAACGTAGTTTTGGTATATTACACAATGGTGAGATTTTAGGTTGTACTTCTATTAGAGACCGAGAATACATTGAAGGAAACGCCCGAGAAACTCCACTGCGTGAGATTTGGGAAAATGAGGATAATTTTTCATGGAGTAGGACTATGGAAAAATCCAAATTAGGAGGACTATGTAATGAATGTATTTACGGGCAAATGTGTTTGGGAGGTTGTCCAAATACAAGATTAACAATGAATGGTACGATTTATTCAGAAAATAATTATTGTTCATACGTTGTAGCAATGAATAAGGCATTAAAATGGTTGGATAATATAAATGATTTTGATACTTTAAAAAGTATAGCAGGTAACTTTACCCGAGCAGGCGATTATCAAATTGCAAGTATGGCGTTAGACAAGGCACTTTCTATTAGTCCAGAAGACACCGAATTATTAAGTTATCAAGGCTTTGTAAGTTTTATGTTGGGCAACTACGAAAAGTCAAAAATGGTAAATGAAAAAGCTCTTTCAATCGCTCCTGACGATGCTTATCTTAATAAAGGTATGGGTTTATCCCTTTCAAAATTGGGTAAACTTGATGAGGGTATGAGTTATTTAACTAAAGCTATGGATTTAGCAGATGAAACTTATTTAGACCCATATTATGATACTGCGGTTACTCTAATAGAATATGGTAAATACGAGGATGCTCTGAATGTTATAAAAAAAGCTACGGCTAAATATCCTCAATTTGAACCTACCGGTAGGTCTTTAAAAAATATGATTAGAGATTACAAATCAATGACTTAA
- the nifH gene encoding nitrogenase iron protein, producing MRKFCIYGKGGIGKSTNVGNMAAALAEDGKKVLVVGCDPKADSTRTLMHGKINTVLDTFRDKGPEYMKIEDIVYEGFNGVYCVESGGPEPGVGCAGRGVITAVDMLDRLGVYDELKPDVVIYDILGDVVCGGFAMPLQKKLAEDVYIVTTCDPMAIYAANNICKGIKRYGNRGKIALGGIIYNGRSVVDEPEIIDKFVEGINSQVMGKVPMSNIITKAELRKQTTIEYAPDSEIANKFRELANSIYENKKTTIPTPLSEQGLDELTESIEELVRRKYE from the coding sequence ATGAGGAAATTTTGTATATATGGTAAAGGTGGAATCGGAAAATCCACAAATGTAGGCAATATGGCGGCTGCTTTAGCAGAAGATGGTAAAAAAGTTTTGGTAGTCGGTTGTGACCCTAAAGCAGACTCTACAAGGACATTAATGCACGGAAAGATAAATACCGTTTTAGATACCTTTAGAGATAAAGGTCCGGAATACATGAAAATTGAAGATATTGTTTACGAAGGTTTTAATGGCGTTTACTGTGTCGAAAGTGGTGGTCCTGAGCCAGGTGTTGGCTGTGCGGGACGTGGTGTTATCACAGCTGTTGATATGCTAGATAGATTAGGTGTTTATGATGAACTAAAACCTGATGTAGTTATTTATGACATTTTGGGGGACGTTGTATGTGGTGGTTTCGCAATGCCACTTCAAAAGAAGCTCGCAGAGGACGTTTACATTGTAACAACTTGTGACCCCATGGCTATTTACGCAGCAAATAATATTTGTAAGGGTATCAAAAGATACGGAAACAGGGGTAAAATAGCACTCGGCGGTATTATATACAACGGTAGGAGTGTTGTAGATGAGCCAGAAATTATCGATAAATTTGTAGAAGGGATAAACTCTCAAGTTATGGGTAAAGTGCCTATGAGTAACATTATAACAAAAGCAGAACTTAGAAAACAGACTACAATAGAGTACGCTCCAGACTCTGAAATTGCAAATAAATTCAGAGAACTTGCAAATTCTATTTATGAGAATAAAAAAACTACTATTCCAACCCCTTTAAGTGAACAGGGTTTAGATGAATTAACAGAAAGTATCGAAGAATTGGTTAGAAGGAAATACGAATAA
- a CDS encoding protease inhibitor I42 family protein, producing the protein MENKKIGDINVNAKERFKVDLYTNGGIPYVWGITYIPDFVAFVDKTTTVIDPKPGGRVKVTFEFLAMEKGQDYLGFKLVQPFGDFEVAEEVSYALIVESPTTSRAKNEMRSLNAAMGDSKFLKIAPEALSTLVNEKNIQAYKDPETGGIIVVYGAPTPPDPVTDYGVPCLTENAGTIPPLLYGIPCLSVATNNICIPPYGFSRQFYDPIVAYGVNCAPNTAVANVGGLQTQMLYAAPMVIESKENCLLKYGTPWGISRNSEECILKYGAPIFDCENAQGDDCILKYGFPVRIEKTTEDSERCVVKYGTPSGIAKNANECNLKYGFPVGFIEHPNCIVKYGFPDGTYK; encoded by the coding sequence ATGGAGAATAAGAAAATTGGAGACATAAACGTAAATGCAAAAGAAAGGTTTAAAGTTGACCTTTATACAAACGGAGGTATCCCGTATGTATGGGGAATAACATATATTCCTGATTTTGTGGCTTTTGTGGATAAAACGACAACCGTTATTGACCCAAAACCTGGGGGAAGGGTAAAGGTAACATTTGAATTTTTAGCAATGGAAAAAGGTCAGGATTATTTGGGATTCAAACTTGTACAACCTTTTGGAGATTTTGAGGTAGCAGAAGAAGTTTCCTACGCATTAATCGTTGAATCGCCAACCACTAGCCGAGCTAAAAATGAAATGAGAAGTTTAAACGCTGCTATGGGAGACAGCAAATTCTTAAAAATTGCTCCTGAAGCACTGAGCACTCTCGTAAATGAAAAGAACATTCAAGCTTACAAGGACCCTGAAACAGGCGGTATAATTGTAGTCTACGGGGCACCAACGCCACCAGACCCTGTGACAGATTATGGCGTACCTTGTTTAACAGAGAACGCCGGTACAATACCTCCGCTACTGTATGGAATACCTTGTTTATCTGTGGCAACTAATAATATATGTATTCCACCGTATGGATTTTCAAGACAATTCTACGACCCAATTGTGGCATACGGCGTAAATTGCGCACCTAACACTGCAGTTGCAAATGTAGGGGGATTACAAACCCAAATGTTGTACGCTGCGCCTATGGTAATAGAAAGCAAGGAAAATTGCTTACTTAAATATGGTACACCATGGGGTATATCTAGAAATTCTGAAGAATGTATACTAAAATACGGAGCTCCAATATTTGACTGTGAAAATGCACAAGGTGATGATTGTATACTAAAATACGGATTCCCTGTGCGTATTGAAAAAACTACTGAAGATTCAGAACGTTGCGTTGTAAAATACGGAACTCCAAGCGGTATTGCTAAGAATGCCAATGAATGTAACTTAAAATACGGATTCCCTGTGGGTTTCATTGAGCATCCAAACTGTATAGTTAAGTACGGATTCCCAGATGGGACGTACAAATAA